From a single Cotesia glomerata isolate CgM1 linkage group LG6, MPM_Cglom_v2.3, whole genome shotgun sequence genomic region:
- the LOC123267433 gene encoding leucine-rich repeat-containing protein 59 → MTNKIKVKDKLEDDTLDLSYCDLQEVPIREITPIKKATCLDLSNNSLVSIPNTIVSLTNIIKLDLSKNMLTEIPENIGEMRQLRHLDLYSNQISRLPLSLGELKNLKWLDLKDNPLTAAVASVAGPCSNSSDCQACAKNIVSYLSQVKQSIEEEKVRRKAVVADVPAKKEAKKKKKKNAEKIVKVSPATEAIVAEENNGEPEHETISAKKTTRGTCSIFINILISGILATLLFSIFFVLILIFLPSYNKDLSDIIVKDLEAQTKLPVKYYQELGIVKKDFIFKEMFIFFNKSKLVGAKYYNEIVSYLSVKFNEYFK, encoded by the exons ATGActaacaaaataaaagttaaagaTAAATTAGAAGATGATACTCTGGATTTAAGTTATTGTGATCTGCAAGAAGTGCCAATACGTGAAATT actcCTATTAAAAAAGCAACATGTTTGGATTTGTCGAACAATTCGCTAGTTTCTATTCca aacaCTATAGTTAGTCTcacaaatataataaaacttgatttaagtaaaaatatgtTGACTGAGATACCTGAAAATATTGGAGAGATGAGACAGTTGCGGCATTTAGACCTTTATAGTAATcag aTCAGTAGATTGCCATTGAGTTTAGGggagctaaaaaatttaaaatggcTGGATCTAAAGGATAATCCTCTGACAGCAGCTGTTGCAAGTGTAGCTGGTCCATGCAGCAACAGCAGTGATTGTCAGGCCTGtgctaaaaatattgttagttATTTATCACAAGTAAAACAGTCGATCGAAGAAGAAAAAGTACGCAGGAAGGCAGTTGTAGCAGATGTTCCGGCAAAAAAAGAGgcgaagaagaaaaagaagaaaaatgcTGAGAAAATCGTCAAGGTATCTCCCGCAACTGAAGCTATCGTCGCTGAAGAAAACAATGGTGAGCCAGAACACGAAACTATTTCTGCTAAGAAAACCACTCGAGGAACCTGCAGTATCttcatcaatattttaatctCGGGGATCTTAGCAACTTTGCTCTTTAGCATCTTCTTTGTTTTGATACTGATATTTTTACCAAGTTACAATAAAGATTTGTCGGATATAATTGTAAAGGATCTAGAAGCTCAAACAAAATTGCCtgttaaatattatcaagagttgggtatagttaaaaaagattttatctttaaagaaatgtttatattttttaacaaatctaAATTAGTAGGAGCTAAATATTACAATGAAATTGTTAGTTACCTGAGTgtgaaatttaatgaatattttaaatga